A region of the Conger conger chromosome 6, fConCon1.1, whole genome shotgun sequence genome:
TGAGAGATGCAGACTTCACTACAAACCGACTGTAGTCAAGCTCGCTTACTTCGATTTTCATGAAATTTGGTTTGTTATGAACGTGAGATGAATGATACCGGTTACTTGTTGGAATTAAATTCAGTTGCTGTGGGTGGATCTAATCAGCTCTATGCCAAAACATTAACCTTCTGAATAGCCACAACTTCCACTGGGACAAGCAGGCTCCGATCTATGAATAGGTAACATCAAGTGTAAATTATTTAGAATTTAAGCTTTTGTAAATCTCTCCAAATAGTTATACATTCATTTCACTTGAGAACAAAATTCTCTGCAAAATATGCAGTATAAGTATCAAAAGTAGATGTACTTGTTCTGCATTTGGGCCATGTTATAttatgtaatatttcattatttccgGAACATTAatgtacaattattattttaatattcttaCTGGCCAAGGTAACTAAAGCTGTCAAATAAATGTAGTGGAGTAACTGCGTTTGAGTAAGAACAACATATTTAATTTAGCTGGCCCTCTGGCAAATGCGGCAAACACCAGCACGACTCAAATGTAGACACACCGCCGATCAGGTATCCTATTTGGGTCGGGTACAGAAACGGATGCTATTTTTCACTGTACACTTGGTAAAACTGGTCCTTGGGATTTTTCAGCTCACTGGTTAGTTATGTCACTGCGTTATATGATAGAACGCATTAAAAGTAAGCTTACCAGTGATAAAGTGATCCGAACAACTCGTTTATATTTACTAACAAGCGGATCTTGACCGCCCCAAGATGGCGGCCGCGCAGACGCAGCACGTCAAATCTAGAAATAACTACGTTTCTATATCTATGGTTTCATACGCGGATGTTGTGTCTCGCTGTTTCATGTAGTTTGCGAGAAATGTCGTCTTTTGCTACTTTTCAGGTTCAGGTGGCCTCCATCATGGACGCTTTAGCGAAAACGGCGGCAGCAGAAATTACTAAATTAGTTGATGATGGGTCTGCTGTTTGGCGATTGGAGATGAGCAGAAGCCAAAGAGAGAACGAAGCGCTAAAAGCGAAGTTActgctgatggagggagagctcAGGGCTGTGCGAGGATACGGAGAGGGAACGCCGGACAATTCTCTAAAACTCTCATTTGAAGTTCCGGTTTGCGACGaattcacagaagcacaaaTACGTGGGTTGCATAGCTTATTACAtgaaaatgtcactttttatgaaaaaaaaaaaaaaaaacatttgccaaTCGTAGCTGTTTATTTGCAGTTAGCTGTAGCAAGAACACCGCGCAATATTTCAGTTGCAGTTCCAATTTAGCctcttggattttttttttctgtgttttggtgCACAATGATGTAGAAAATTCCTGCAAATTTGAACTTCCAATTTAATTTCGCCGGTAGAGCTATTCAAAGTTAGCTGGGTGTCGCCATGAAATATGATTTAGGGAGTACGTGGCGTACACAATGTTTCATATCTGGAATATAAACACGATGTGTACGTTCTTTTTGGAGATGTGTTGCCAACGAAATACACTTGTTTTCACAAgggagcttttaaaaaaaaatatatttttaagaaggtgggggtggggttaacattttacattttatttaagaaCACTTTCTCAATGTGTAAAAATAAGCACGTTTCTGAAAATATCAGCTGAGATATGACACACTCTTCCGGAAACCCAGTCCCTGTCAGAAATGTAACCCGACCATCTACCTTGGATATGTTGAAGTTACATCCTTTATAAACCTTCCTAAAACCTTTGGTACTGGGTGGGTTTTGTTGATACAAAACTTCCAactatctttttcttttttttaaaacatacgTGTAACACTCCTATAATCTAAAATTGATTGCAATAACCAACGACAATTCCACTATTTAAACAGTTTAATGTATTACTGCACACCTGCTTGATCAAAGAGAGTAGGACTGGTCTGAATCTGTGCTGCTACCTGTGAGAATATCTGTGATAGCATCCCATGGgggtatatatataaaattggGCTTGGAATTACTGGTTATAATGGCTAAAGACATCAAGCCAAGTCAAGTTGTGACACATTACAAATTACCTGCAGTTGAGATCAAGATATTTTTGCTTTTGTGCAGACACTTCAGGGGCAGCTGCTGCTAATAATGGTGAAGGGCCCCTCtgtaaggaggaggagctgcacaTGCAACCCTGCCCTGCAGGAGACCCAGAAAAGGAGCTGCAAGCAGAACTCAAACAGGAGCCAGAGGAGCAGCCtctcacccccacactccccctgctGGAGTCCGCAGACTGGGGGATGGAGCTCCAGACAGTGTGGAGCAAGGCCAACAGCTTAGAAATttctctggaaaaaaacagacagtGCATAGGAAGCTTGGAGCTAGTTGATGCCCGGTTAGATGACGACTTCTCTCCTCCGCATTACACAGCTCGGAGGCCACGGTCGGAGAAGGGCGAGGGGTCAGCATcacaacaacagaaacaaaatggccgccccctcTACAATGAGTGCTCTTATGGGCTGCCTGATGAGGTTTCAGCAGAGCTGGCATTCCCTCTGGGTTCTCCAGGAGAGTGTGATGGAAGCGCCCTGTGTGAGGCGAGTTCTGACACGTCAGCAGAAGCAAAGAGTCCCTGCAGAACTgagggacaggaggaggagttCATCTGCACACGCTGTGGGAAGACGTTCCCGGACGCTCTTGAACTGAAGGCACACGAGGAGCAGCACAGTGCGGGGAAACAGTTCagcttctctgtgtgtgaccaGAGCTTCTCCCAGTCACATGTCCTTCAAGCGCACAAAAGCACTCACACTGGGCGATACGTTTGTACAAAGTACAGAAAAGCCTACCAGCTCGTTCACACCAGAGAGAAATCCCACTGCTGCAAagagtgtgggaagagcttcaaCCGACTAGGTAATCTTAAAACTCATCAAAGGGTCCACACCAAAGAGAAACCGTTCACTTGTGAGctgtgtggaaagtgcttctcCCTGAAGGGCCATCTTAAATCTCACCAGGTgattcacacaggagagaaatgcttcagctgcacagtgtgTAATAAGAGCTTTGCCTATCTCAGTGTTCTTAAGCAACATCAGAGAATCCACACAGGGGAAAAACCCCACTGCTGCAAcgagtgtgggaagagcttcaaCCGACTAGGTAGTCTTAAATCTCATCAAAGCGTCCACACCAAAGAGAAACCCTTcacttgtgagcagtgtggaaagtgcttcttCCTGAAGAGCCAGCTTAAAACTCACCAGGTgactcacacaggagagaaatgcttcagctgcacagtgtgCAATAAGAGCTTTTACAAACTAAGTCTTCTTGTATCTCACCAAAGGGTCCACACGGGGGAGAAACCGTTCAgttgtgagcagtgtggaaggTGCTTCTCCCAGAAGAGCCATCTTAAAACTCACCAGGTgattcacacaggagagaaatgcttcagctgcacagtgtgTAATAAGAGCTTTGCCTATCTCAGTGCTCTTAAGCAACACCAGAGAatccacacaggagagaaactcCACTGCTGCAAcgagtgtgggaagagcttcacCCGACGAAGTAATCTTAAAACTCATGAAAGGGTCCACACCAGGGGGAACACCATTCAGTTGCACACTGTGCAGCAGGAGTTTCTCCCAGAATCACACTCTTCAGAGACTCGTACTTTCTCACAATCAGGACTCCAGACTAATAATGTCCCGGGGACAATAAA
Encoded here:
- the LOC133130143 gene encoding zinc finger protein 391-like isoform X3 — encoded protein: MSSFATFQVQVASIMDALAKTAAAEITKLVDDGSAVWRLEMSRSQRENEALKAKLLLMEGELRAVRGYGEGTPDNSLKLSFEVPVCDEFTEAQIHTSGAAAANNGEGPLCKEEELHMQPCPAGDPEKELQAELKQEPEEQPLTPTLPLLESADWGMELQTVWSKANSLEISLEKNRQCIGSLELVDARLDDDFSPPHYTARRPRSEKGEGSASQQQKQNGRPLYNECSYGLPDEVSAELAFPLGSPGECDGSALCEASSDTSAEAKSPCRTEGQEEEFICTRCGKTFPDALELKAHEEQHSAGKQFSFSVCDQSFSQSHVLQAHKSTHTGRYVCTKYRKAYQLVHTREKSHCCKECGKSFNRLGNLKTHQRVHTKEKPFTCELCGKCFSLKGHLKSHQVIHTGEKCFSCTVCNKSFAYLSVLKQHQRIHTGEKPHCCNECGKSFNRLGSLKSHQSVHTKEKPFTCEQCGKCFFLKSQLKTHQGPHGGETVQL
- the LOC133130143 gene encoding oocyte zinc finger protein XlCOF6-like isoform X1, coding for MSSFATFQVQVASIMDALAKTAAAEITKLVDDGSAVWRLEMSRSQRENEALKAKLLLMEGELRAVRGYGEGTPDNSLKLSFEVPVCDEFTEAQIHTSGAAAANNGEGPLCKEEELHMQPCPAGDPEKELQAELKQEPEEQPLTPTLPLLESADWGMELQTVWSKANSLEISLEKNRQCIGSLELVDARLDDDFSPPHYTARRPRSEKGEGSASQQQKQNGRPLYNECSYGLPDEVSAELAFPLGSPGECDGSALCEASSDTSAEAKSPCRTEGQEEEFICTRCGKTFPDALELKAHEEQHSAGKQFSFSVCDQSFSQSHVLQAHKSTHTGRYVCTKYRKAYQLVHTREKSHCCKECGKSFNRLGNLKTHQRVHTKEKPFTCELCGKCFSLKGHLKSHQVIHTGEKCFSCTVCNKSFAYLSVLKQHQRIHTGEKPHCCNECGKSFNRLGSLKSHQSVHTKEKPFTCEQCGKCFFLKSQLKTHQVTHTGEKCFSCTVCNKSFYKLSLLVSHQRVHTGEKPFSCEQCGRCFSQKSHLKTHQVIHTGEKCFSCTVCNKSFAYLSALKQHQRIHTGEKLHCCNECGKSFTRRSNLKTHERVHTRGNTIQLHTVQQEFLPESHSSETRTFSQSGLQTNNVPGTINNVFGIN
- the LOC133130143 gene encoding gastrula zinc finger protein XlCGF57.1-like isoform X2, with protein sequence MDALAKTAAAEITKLVDDGSAVWRLEMSRSQRENEALKAKLLLMEGELRAVRGYGEGTPDNSLKLSFEVPVCDEFTEAQIHTSGAAAANNGEGPLCKEEELHMQPCPAGDPEKELQAELKQEPEEQPLTPTLPLLESADWGMELQTVWSKANSLEISLEKNRQCIGSLELVDARLDDDFSPPHYTARRPRSEKGEGSASQQQKQNGRPLYNECSYGLPDEVSAELAFPLGSPGECDGSALCEASSDTSAEAKSPCRTEGQEEEFICTRCGKTFPDALELKAHEEQHSAGKQFSFSVCDQSFSQSHVLQAHKSTHTGRYVCTKYRKAYQLVHTREKSHCCKECGKSFNRLGNLKTHQRVHTKEKPFTCELCGKCFSLKGHLKSHQVIHTGEKCFSCTVCNKSFAYLSVLKQHQRIHTGEKPHCCNECGKSFNRLGSLKSHQSVHTKEKPFTCEQCGKCFFLKSQLKTHQVTHTGEKCFSCTVCNKSFYKLSLLVSHQRVHTGEKPFSCEQCGRCFSQKSHLKTHQVIHTGEKCFSCTVCNKSFAYLSALKQHQRIHTGEKLHCCNECGKSFTRRSNLKTHERVHTRGNTIQLHTVQQEFLPESHSSETRTFSQSGLQTNNVPGTINNVFGIN